GCAGCCACAGGTGGTTTTAGACTTTggctctgcacctgcccaggTGCAAGGGAGGACCGCGGTGGCGGCAGCCATGGCATTGGCCTTGAGCCGTCTCTTGTCTGGCCGCTCCCAGGTGGAGGACGTGATCGCCGAGCTGCGGCTGCGGCAGTGTGCCGACACACGCGTGGGCAATATGTACGTGCGCGGGGTGTCAGGAGGTGAGCGCAGGAGGGTGAGCATCGGGGTGCAGCTCCTGTGGAACCCAGGTGAGGCCTGTGAGCCCCAGGGGTGGTGGGTGCGTGCCCCACCCAGCCGGAGtcctgctgactcactcctctGCCCCGCTGTCTGTCGGGAAGGCATCCTCATTCTGGACGAGCCCACCTCCGGGCTGGACAGCTTCACGGCGCACAACCTGGTGAAGACCTTGTCCCGGCTGGCCAAGGGCAACCGGCTGGTGCTCATCTCTCTCCACCAGCCCCGGTCGGACATCTTCAGGCTGTTTGACCTGGTGCTGCTCATGTCATCAGGCACCACCATCTACCTGGGGGCGGCCCAGCACATGGTCCAGTACTTCACATCCATCGGCCACCCCTGTCCCCGCTACAGAAACCCTGCGGACTTCTATGGTGAGCTGGCAAGGCCAGCGGCCGGCGCCCTGGCACCCAGGCACCTGCACCCCAAACTCTCTTCCTGGGGAAAAACTCTCTGAGCTGTAGGAGAGGAGAGGCGAGGATGTGGGTGATGATCCGAGTGGGTGGAGAATAGGGGGTCAGTCATCCAAGGATGAAACGCTGGCCGTGAGGACCCTAAGCAAGTGGCTTCTAAAGCAAAGCCATTCTTCTATGCAGAAATTTCCAGGAGCTCCAAAGATCAGAGGATGTGGAATCCAGGGCAGTTTGCGTCAATGTCTGCAACTATGGTCTTTGGTCAGATTCTGTAGACAAACTTAGGATATTCCAGGTcaggcagggaggctgcaggtgcatggtggtggtgggggcccaagcctGGGCCAGCATGGGGCATttttgcaatcttttttttttttttaagatttatttatttatttgaaaagcagagttacagagaggcagagagagagagagaagtcttccatctgctggttcactccccacatggccacaatggctggagctgggctgatctgaagccagaagcctggagcttcttccaggtctccgacacaggtgcaggggtccaaggacttgggccatcttctactgctatcccaggccatagcagagagctggatctgaagtggagcagctgggacttgaacccatgcccatgtgggatgctggcactgcatccctTTTTGGCAATCTTAACTGATGAATCTCTAGATATGAAAATGGCTCTTTTCTGTCCCAGACTTGatttctcctggctcctgagccctCAGCATATTACACTCAGGAGTGTGTGAGCCAATTTCTTCTAGCCACCTGCGCTGCAAACACCAGCTTGGATCTGAACTGCTGAGCAAGGTATGGCTCCTCACAGCTGGCTCTGTTGTACCATGGCCAGGGGAAGCAGCAGTCATGGTTCGtcagcttcctcccaggatggCAGGAGTTACAAGGACCTCACCCATAAATAGGATGCCAGGGACCGTTCCCTCGAAGGCGTGCACCAGGGCCCAAAGTGCCAACTCCACAGGGTCTCCTGTTTGAGCCTCACGTCTCCATCAGGCCAAGGGCATCAGTATCTCTACAGATGGCAAGACCAGAGCCTGCGGAGCTGAACACCTTGCCTGCCGTGGCACAGCTGCCAGGCACACACCTGGGGTGCCCACCTGGTGTGCCCAGCCCCAACCctgaccatctcctgctgcttgtGCCACTCTTGCCACCTCCCACCCTTGTCCTGTGTACTCACATGGCAGTCACGCTGCTCCCTGTGCCCAGGGGACAGCCGGGCTCCTGCTGGGGTGTCACCCATGCTCAGGCCGGGCATCCAGAGATGAGTGGGCCAAGGGCCCCTGCCCACCTGATCACCAGGAGACATGGGAAGAATCCCAGAGAAGAGCTGATCATAGGCAGATGCTACAGCAGACTTGGGAACACTTTTTCTTTAAGTGATCTCagaagggtggggggaggtgctCTTGTCTACAAGCCCTGGGGTGCCCAGTGAATTTGGTGTTTTGAGCCATAGCCCTGTACCGGGGATAATCAAGGTTTATATCATCTTCCCAGACATTAGCCTGCCTACAAACATGCCATGAGGTAAGAGGAGGGAAGAGGTGGCacccagccagggctcagctctaaggaaggaatggagggcaggcaggagaggcGTGCTAGTCCTGGGCCCAGCTGGTTGGAGAGAGGCCCGGCTGTGCCTGGGGTGGGGTGCTCTGCCTTTTTAGGCATTGCATGGGCCCTGTGCGAGGAGGGCTGCCCTGCGGGCTGCCAGAtactccccctccctccacctggCCCCCTGCAGGAAGCACCCCCAGAAGATGGCTGCCCCGTTCTTGCTGGCTCAGCTCAGCACCTCTGTAGAGCAGCTGACCAAAGGGcatggatggccggcgccgtggctcaataggctaatcctctgcctgcggtgccagcaccccgggttctagtcccagtcagggcaccagattctgtcctggttgctcctcttccagtccagctctctgctgtggccagggagtgcagtggatgatggctcaggtgcttgagccctgcacccgcatgggagaccaggaggaagcacctggctcctggcttcggatcagcgcagtgcaccggccgcagtggccatcgaggggtgaaccaatggaaaaggaagacctttctctctgtctctctctcactgtccactctgcctgtaaaaaaaaaaaaaaaaaggcgggggggCACAGAGTCCTCTGCCACAGTTGCCTGGTCTTTGGCTCCCTCCATCCCCATGTTCTCCCTCTGTGGGCAGCTGCTAGAGAAGCCAAGGGATTAATGGACGGTGAGGGGCAGAACAGCAGGAGCCCAACCTGACTAGTCCACCTCCCACGAGCAGGCGCAGCTGGGAGGCTGGAGTTGGAGCCTGGGCATTGGGCTTTGACGCTGAAGGCTCACATTCAGGCCTGGGATGTTCCCACGATGAGCCTGGTGATGGCTGGGAGTGAGGAGGGGGCCCGGGGCCAGGGCCTCTGCTGCTGACACATCACCTTCCCCTGAGGTTCTGCAGAAGTGGTGGGGCCTGGCAGGGCGCTCTGGCCGTCCCGTCATGACTCCCCCTCTCAGAGGGGCAGGAGCATGTCCCAGAGACCCCGAGGGCTGACACAGGCCAGGCCCCGGGTGGCCCATGACCCTGCACCCTCTGCTCACAGTGGACCTGACCAGCATCGACAGACGCAGCAAAGAGCAGGAGATGGCCACCAGGGAGAAGGTCCGGTCCCTTGCGGCCGTGTTTCGGGAGAAAGTGCGGGACTGTGATGACTTTCTGTGGAAAGCAGAGGCCAGGGACCTGGATGTGGGCACCTGTGTGGAGAGGTGAGGCTGGGCGACTCTAGGGAGGCAGCtcccagcagcaggtgccacTGCCTGACCTGGTCACGTACTCTGCCTCCCAACAGCCCGACCCTCGCACAGGACGGCGACACCCTCCAGAGCCCCAGCGAGCTGCCCGGGGCACTGCAGCAgttcaccgcgctgatccggtaaTTGTCACTTCATCCCCGTCCCACCTCAGCCAGTACAGCACTAAGCCCTCGCCATCTAAAGGAACATGGGGCAGGCGTTCGGTGAAGCAGTTGAGGCGCCACCTAGGGGTGGGCATTGaggcgcaacaggttaagctgagccttgcaatgccagcaccccatgtggaaatgccagttccagtcccggcttctcttcccatccagtttcctgggcccttgccacccatgtgggagacaaggaaggaattcttggctcctgacttcagccttggcttttgtggccatttggggagtgaactagtgagtgggatacttctgtgtctcttttctctgtctcactgcctctgcctttcaaatcaactaATGATAGGTGCCCCTTAGAATACCACATCccgggccagtgccgtggctcaataggctaatcctccgcctgtggcaccggcacaccgggttctagtcccggtcggggcgccagattctgtccctgtcgctcctcttccagtccagctctctgctgtggcccgggagggcagtggaggatggcccaagtccttgggtcctgcaccccatgggacaccaggaaaagcacctggctcctgcctttggatcagcgcagtgcgccggctgtagaggccactggagggtaaaccaatggaaaaggaagacctttctctctgtctctttctcactgttcactctgcctgtcaaaaaaaaaaaaaaaaaaaaaaaaaaagaacgccaCATCCCACATCGAAGTGCCTGAGTTGGCGTCCTAGCTCAGCGTCTGATTCCagcattcttgctaatgcacactctgggtggcagcaggtggtggcccacgtacttggcttcctgccgtattacatgggagacctggattgagctctgagATCCTGGCTAtgacttggctcagccccagctgttgcaggcatttgaggagtcgaaacagcagatgaaagatctctttctctttctttctgcctttcaaataaacacaaattaaaagggaaggggagaccttgtggtatagccagtaaagccgtgcaaagatgctggcatcccatatgggcaccggctgctccacttctgacccagctccctgctaatgcgcctagaaaagcagcaaaggatggtccaaatgcttgggctgccgcacttgtgtgggagacccagcagaagctcctggctcctggcttcgtcctggcctagccccggccattgaggccactggggagtgaaccatggatagaagattctctctctctatctctctttctctgtgtgactctgactttcaaatacataaataaatctttaagaacaaacaaaaagttcAGCAGTCCCCGAGACTCTCAGGTGGGAAGGGCAAGGCCCCTCCACACCAGCCCCAGAGGGAAAGCAAGTCCCTCTGCGTGGTGAGTGTTTCCCCGGGCGCTGACGTTCTGATCCAGGACAGAGGCCACGGGCTGCAGGCCGCTCTGCCCTGCATGGTTGTGCTTCGGTGCACCCCAGCTCAGCGTGATTTCTTCGAGGCAGGTTGTCAGGCTGCTGATTGGGAGGCGGAGTCATAATCACGTATCGGAGTGCCCACTGCCCGCGGACACTTAGTGTCTCCTTAAATCCTCGTAGCGACTCGGTGAGAGGTGTTGCTATCCCTATTTCACAGGTGAGAAAAATGAGGCTTACAGAGATTAAAGGACAGCCCCCAAGGTCATAGGGTGAGGGGGTGTGGTTGACacctctttcttttgtttttcttttaacgatttactatttatttgaaagagagtgacaaggagaaagagaaggagagacagacatctgccttctgttgattcactccccaaatggccacaatggccagatctggccCACGTAGAAGCCAggggtccagaactccatccaggaccccTACATGGAcgtcagggactcaagcacttggatcctctgctgcctttccaggcgcgttggtaggaagctgaatgggaagcagagcagctaggagaagcaccggcactctgatgtggaatgcgggcgtgttaagtggcagcttaacttactgcaccacgcCAGCTCCctttctcttgtgtgtgtgtgtgttttaagatttattttatttatttgaaagagttacagagaggggtagagccagagagagaaagagatctttcattccgctggttcactccccaaatgattgcaacggccagagctgagctgatctgaaacaaggagccaggagccagcagcctcttccaggcgggtgcaggggcccaaggacttgggccatcttctactgctttcccaggccatagcagagagctggattagaagagcagcagctggaagccaaactggcgcccacatgggatgccggtgctgcaggctggggcttcaccCCGCCGTGCCTCAGCACCGGCctcattttctcttgtttttaagCCGTCAGATTTCCAATGACTTCCGAGACCTGCCCACCCTCCTCATCCACGGGGCAGAGGCCTGCCTGATGTCCCTCGTCATCGGGTTCCTCTACTACGGCCACGGAGACATCCAGCTCCCCTTGATGGACACCACAGCCCTCTTGTTCATGATCGGAGCTCTCATTCCTTTCAACGTGATTCTGGATGTCACCTCCAAATGTGAGTGCCACCTGCTCTCATGACCACAATGTGCAGCAGCCGGCCCAGGCTGCAGCTACTGCCCTCTAAGCTGGTCCACGGCtggcctctgtcttcctctgagCTCCTGGGGGAAATGGGCTTGCCAGAGAATTGCATAGTGATTGTGAAATAGAAGACAATCACTGGGGAGCAGGAATTTGATGCATTAgctaagacgccacttgggacacccatcctatactgaagtgcctgggttcgcgtctcagctctgccctcaagtccagcttctttctaacgtgcaccctgggaggcagcaggagacggctcaagttcttgggcccctgccatccacatgggagacacaggtggaatccgaggctcctggcttcagccttgcccagctccagctgttgtgggtatttggggagtgaaccgacagatatgagtattctctctctttttgtttctctgcttttcaaagaataattttaagacaatattttttaaagttctcacATTAATATGAATatgcaaatgaaagaaaattactgATCCTGTCCCAACAGGATTTAGACCTGCCAGCAGTACACAGCCAGTCTTGCTCACCCTCACCAAACACCTCAATTAGGATGGCTTGACTGtgcccattttaaaaaatcacaagaaaCTTGAGCCATAtagctacttttttcttttcttttaaaaagatttatttatttatttgacaggcagaggttcactcctcaaatggcctcaacagccagggctgggccaggcccaagccaggagccaggagctttcgccaggtctcccacgtgggtgcagggacccaagcacttgggccatcttctactgctttcccaggccacaagcattctgttggatgggaagtagagcagccaggacacaaaccagggcccatatgggatgctggtgcctcaggcagaacCTGAACCTACTACACCAGAGTGCGGGCCCCATATAACTACTTTCAATTGTGTTAGGAGAGACCCAGAATCAGAAACACTGCTgatccttttccctctctcattctctcctccccgccccgcctTCACAGGCCACTCGGAGAGAGCCATGCTCTACTATGAACTGGAGGACGGGCTGTACACGGCGGCTCCCTATTTCTTTGCCAAGGTGAAGGGTCAGGGCTGAGAGTGAGCAGGCCCCCAggctgggggtagggggagaggcCGCATGGGGCGGGGCGACATCTGTGCCAGCAGGTGCCTTGTTCCCAAGGGGCTGGCAGATCCAGAATGCCAGGACTGTGGGCCAGGCGTGCTAAAAAGGAGGTGGCAAACACCTGGCAGACTCCATGGCCCCagagcaggccaggcaggcatgAGCAGCCGTATGTGGCTCCCTCTCAAGGCCACACAtccacagggcagggcaggaggggtAGCACTTGAGAGCAGGTGTTAGGAGAGCAGAGACGCATCCATTGTCTCCCTGGAGTGAGTTTCAGCTTCTGGGTGTGGTGCAGCAGCAACCAGGGTACCCCCTGAGGCggcctggagggggaggggctggcactttgcGAGGGCAGGGGTGCGACCTTGAAGCCTAAAACAAGGGCACAGCAAGGAGTCTGAGTCACGTGCTAGTCAGGGCGTCCTTTGCAGATCCTCGGGGAGCTGCCGGAGCACTGCGCCTACATCATCATCTACGGGATGCCCACCTACTGGCTGGCCAACCTGCGGCCGGGCCCGCTGCCCTTCCTGCTGCACTTCCTGCTGGTGTGGCTGGTGGTCTTCTGCTGCAGAGCCATGGCCATGGCCGCCGCCGCCCTGCTGCCCACCTTCCACATGTCCTCCTTCTTCTGTAACGCCCTCTACAACTCCTTCTACCTCACTGGTGGCTTCATGATAAGCCTGGACAACCTGTGGGCAGGTGAGACCTGGCCAGGCCTTTGAAGAAGCTGCCCACATCCAGAAAGGGAAATGCATAACGGTCAGCCGAGGGCTGCGGTTCTGGAAGCCGGAGCTTGGCCCGCCCGGCAGCCCGCGCAGGGCACTCGTCCATCCGAGGAGACACATGGCCGCTCCTCGCAAGCCACCtgaccccctccctctctgcagtCTCCCGAGGGCCGGGTCGATTGTGAAATGTCCCCTCGgctctccagcccagccctggccccgccaCTGGGCCCTGGGCCACTGCACACTGGGCCCTGGGCCAGAGCTCGCAGGCTTGCAGAGTGAGCTTCCTAGGGTGCAGTTTCAATCCCTGCTTTGTCAGAAACCTCCCGGGGCCTCAGCCATCTCTGGGTGTGCCTTGCTTCCGTGGGACCAGGGCCCTCAGCCTCTGGCCAGTGACATAAGTGCGTCCCGAGGCTGGGGCACTAACGGGCTCTCGTCGTCCTCAGTGCCGGCGTGGATTTCCAAGGTGTCTTTCCTGCGGTGGTGTTTCGAGGGGCTGATGCAGATCCAGTTTAACGGGCGCCAGTACAACACGCAGGTCGGCAACCTGACCTTGTCCGTCCCAGGAGATGTAGTAAGTAGCCGAGGCCCGGCGTGTGCGCGAGCCCACAGCCGGCCCAGCAGCGTCCTAATGCGCGGCCTGCTTGTGTGTGTCCCCAGATCGTCAGCTCCATGGACCTGAACTCGCACCCGCTGTACGCCATCTACCTCATCCTCATCGGCATCAGCGGTGGCTTTCTGCTCCTCTACTATGTGTCCTTACGGTTCATCAAGCAGAAATCCAGGCTGGACTGGTGATTCGCGGCAGGACCCCTGGCCGGCGGCAGACCCCGCCACCGCACTCCCTTCCCCCGGGAGCACACGGCCCGGGATGCTCTTCTCCATCCggccccgggggtgcagtggTACAGGTCGGCCACAGGATGGCAGTAGAATAAAGACAGTTGAGAGGGCTATCTGCTCATGGCCGGAGCCTGTGATTTCTGGGAGCGGGAAAACCTATACTTGGTGGCACGTACAATATCGctaattcatttccttttgaCGATGACTATATAGACAGCTCAATATAGGACGGGAGAAAATTAGATCTGAATTGAGTTGGTAGGCTCTGCAGAAGTTTGTTGGACTCCAAATGGAACAATAATATAATAGTTAGCAACatgtctgccttccagggtccccAGACTCTGTGCTGAGCCACTCTCCATACACAAAGCGACATAAAACACACCAGGAAGCTGCCAAGCCCTCTCTTTGTGTGGGACCTTGGGCTCCAGAAGTCAAAGTAACCAATGAAAAAATCTATCACGCATCTACGCCATGGCTGGTGCAGTGCAGAACGTGGAACATGGATGCCACAATTGCTATCAAAATAGCCCTATGAAGCAAACAGTGTCCCATTCTATAGGTGATGAAACCGA
The window above is part of the Lepus europaeus isolate LE1 chromosome 13, mLepTim1.pri, whole genome shotgun sequence genome. Proteins encoded here:
- the ABCG8 gene encoding ATP-binding cassette sub-family G member 8 isoform X2; this translates as MELVGPMAEKTAEGEGRQVGTAPRDDSGLQDSLFSSETDNSLYFTYSGQSNTLEVRDLSYQVDMSSQVPWFEQLAQFRIPWLSHNSQDSRELGIQNLNFRVTSGQMLAIIGSSGCGRASLLDVITSRDHGGKIKSGQIWINGQPSTPQLVRKCVAHVRPHDQLLPNLTVRETLAFVAQMRLPRTFSQAQRNKRVEDVIAELRLRQCADTRVGNMYVRGVSGGERRRVSIGVQLLWNPGILILDEPTSGLDSFTAHNLVKTLSRLAKGNRLVLISLHQPRSDIFRLFDLVLLMSSGTTIYLGAAQHMVQYFTSIGHPCPRYRNPADFYVDLTSIDRRSKEQEMATREKVRSLAAVFREKVRDCDDFLWKAEARDLDVGTCVESPTLAQDGDTLQSPSELPGALQQFTALIRRQISNDFRDLPTLLIHGAEACLMSLVIGFLYYGHGDIQLPLMDTTALLFMIGALIPFNVILDVTSKCHSERAMLYYELEDGLYTAAPYFFAKILGELPEHCAYIIIYGMPTYWLANLRPGPLPFLLHFLLVWLVVFCCRAMAMAAAALLPTFHMSSFFCNALYNSFYLTGGFMISLDNLWAVPAWISKVSFLRWCFEGLMQIQFNGRQYNTQVGNLTLSVPGDVIVSSMDLNSHPLYAIYLILIGISGGFLLLYYVSLRFIKQKSRLDW
- the ABCG8 gene encoding ATP-binding cassette sub-family G member 8 isoform X1, which produces MELVGPMAEKTAEGEGRQVGTAPRDDSQGLQDSLFSSETDNSLYFTYSGQSNTLEVRDLSYQVDMSSQVPWFEQLAQFRIPWLSHNSQDSRELGIQNLNFRVTSGQMLAIIGSSGCGRASLLDVITSRDHGGKIKSGQIWINGQPSTPQLVRKCVAHVRPHDQLLPNLTVRETLAFVAQMRLPRTFSQAQRNKRVEDVIAELRLRQCADTRVGNMYVRGVSGGERRRVSIGVQLLWNPGILILDEPTSGLDSFTAHNLVKTLSRLAKGNRLVLISLHQPRSDIFRLFDLVLLMSSGTTIYLGAAQHMVQYFTSIGHPCPRYRNPADFYVDLTSIDRRSKEQEMATREKVRSLAAVFREKVRDCDDFLWKAEARDLDVGTCVESPTLAQDGDTLQSPSELPGALQQFTALIRRQISNDFRDLPTLLIHGAEACLMSLVIGFLYYGHGDIQLPLMDTTALLFMIGALIPFNVILDVTSKCHSERAMLYYELEDGLYTAAPYFFAKILGELPEHCAYIIIYGMPTYWLANLRPGPLPFLLHFLLVWLVVFCCRAMAMAAAALLPTFHMSSFFCNALYNSFYLTGGFMISLDNLWAVPAWISKVSFLRWCFEGLMQIQFNGRQYNTQVGNLTLSVPGDVIVSSMDLNSHPLYAIYLILIGISGGFLLLYYVSLRFIKQKSRLDW